One genomic window of Cannabis sativa cultivar Pink pepper isolate KNU-18-1 chromosome 2, ASM2916894v1, whole genome shotgun sequence includes the following:
- the LOC115718664 gene encoding germin-like protein subfamily 1 member 17, translated as MKSVPFLLTLTALALASFIASASDPSPLQDFCVAVDEPHKALFVNGKFCKDPKLAKAEDFFFSGLNVPRDTNNPVGSNVTQVNVDLIPGLNTLGITLARIDYAPYGQNPPHTHPRGSEILVVAKGTLYVGFVSSNQDGNRLFTKVLKEGDVFVFPIGMIHFQFNPRHVPAVAFAGLSSQNAGTITIANSVFGSDPAINPDVLAKAFQVDKNVIDKLQKQFWFGNDN; from the exons ATGAAAAGTGTTCCTTTTCTTCTCACACTCACTGCCTTGGCCTTGGCAAGCTTCATAGCCTCTGCCTCTGACCCAAGCCCTCTCCAAGATTTTTGTGTGGCAGTAGATGAACCCCACAAAGCAT TGTTTGTGAATGGCAAATTTTGCAAGGATCCCAAGCTTGCTAAGGCTGAAGATTTTTTCTTCTCTGGGCTCAACGTTCCAAGAGACACAAATAACCCAGTTGGATCTAATGTGACACAAGTGAATGTGGACTTAATTCCAGGATTGAACACTCTCGGAATAACATTGGCTCGCATTGATTATGCACCATATGGTCAAAATCCACCTCACACTCATCCTCGTGGCTCTGAAATCCTAGTAGTAGCTAAGGGAACTCTGTATGTGGGATTTGTATCATCAAACCAAGACGGAAACCGATTGTTTACAAAGGTTTTGAAAGAGGGAGATGTGTTTGTGTTCCCAATAGGTATGATTCACTTTCAGTTCAATCCAAGACACGTTCCAGCAGTTGCATTTGCAGGTCTAAGCAGCCAAAATGCAGGAACAATAACCATTGCAAACTCAGTGTTTGGGTCAGATCCCGCCATTAATCCTGATGTGCTTGCCAAGGCTTTTCAAGTTGATAAGAACGTGATTGACAAGCTCCAGAAGCAGTTTTGGTTTGGCAATGACAACTAA